A section of the Harmonia axyridis chromosome 2, icHarAxyr1.1, whole genome shotgun sequence genome encodes:
- the LOC123673673 gene encoding parkin coregulated gene protein homolog, producing the protein MVCGREFRRTLRRPMPNAACKARPPCRIVPAFTIQANQKNTCVAPPPRCYALCERPPKKTLFRYRYKRGDFPIALETKGILWKTDIPKLDFHFYLPMFFEGLIETTHPYKVFARQAVHDMLTYGGNKIFPCIPQLIIPIKNAFNTRNREVICVTLKVLQHLLRTSDKVGEALVPYYRQLLPVLNMFKNCNVNCGDHIDYSQMRGENVSDLINETLELMERTGGEDAFINIKYLVPTYESCLLN; encoded by the exons atGGTTTGTGGACGGGAATTCAGACGCACCCTTCGTAGGCCTATGCCAAATGCCGCCTGCAAAGCTAGACCTCCTTGCAGAATTGTACCAGCATTTACGATCCAAGCGAATCAGAAGAACACATGTGTAGCTCCACCACCTAG ATGTTATGCCCTTTGTGAGCGGCCACCTAAGAAAACCCTTTTTCGATATCGCTACAAGAGGGGCGACTTCCCCATCGCCCTAGAAACGAAGGGCATCTTATGGAAAACTGATATCCCAAAACTCGATTTCCACTTCTATCTTCCCATGTTCTTCGAGGGCCTTATAGAGACCACCCACCCCTACAAGGTGTTCGCTAGACAGGCAGTTCACGACATGCTCACCTACGGGGGAAATAAAATCTTCCCTTGCATACCCCAGCTGATCATTCCCATCAAGAACGCTTTCAACACGAGAAACAGGGAGGTGATCTGCGTGACGCTGAAGGTGTTGCAGCATTTGCTTCGGACCAGTGACAAG GTGGGTGAAGCTTTAGTGCCTTACTACAGGCAGCTGCTTCCAGTGCTCAACATGTTCAAGAACTGCAACGTTAACTGCGGTGATCACATCGACTACAGCCAGATGAGGGGTGAGAATGTATCGGATCTAATCAATGAGACCCTCGAGCTGATGGAGAGAACTGGTGGCGAAGATGCCTTTATTAACATAAAATATCTCGTCCCCACCTATGAATCCTGCCTCTTGAATTAA